The Fictibacillus arsenicus genome contains a region encoding:
- the purR gene encoding pur operon repressor, translating into MKLKRSGRMVDLTAYLLHHPHQLIPLSYFVERYESAKSSISEDLAIIKEHFEQHGLGQVQTVPGAAGGVKYIPGIDQAEAEATVEELVQLLEDPSRILPGGYLYVTDVIGNPRLVNQIGRLFASIFSKRKIDVVMTIATKGIPLAYAVATHLNVPVVVVRSNSRVTEGSTVSINYVSGSTKRIQTMALARRSIKQGSRVLIIDDFMKAGGTIKGMISLIEEFQAHIEGIGVLVEAQEVSERLVDDYVSIARLSQVNEKENRIEVEKGNYSLNGGHS; encoded by the coding sequence ATGAAATTAAAAAGAAGCGGAAGAATGGTGGATTTGACAGCCTACCTACTTCATCATCCCCATCAGCTTATTCCTTTATCTTATTTTGTAGAACGCTATGAATCGGCTAAATCATCTATTAGTGAAGACCTTGCTATCATTAAGGAACATTTTGAACAGCACGGATTAGGACAAGTTCAGACCGTTCCAGGGGCAGCAGGCGGTGTGAAATACATCCCAGGCATCGATCAGGCAGAAGCGGAAGCAACAGTTGAAGAACTTGTTCAGCTTCTGGAAGATCCAAGCCGTATATTGCCCGGAGGCTATCTGTACGTTACTGATGTGATCGGTAATCCAAGGCTGGTTAATCAGATCGGACGTTTGTTTGCTTCTATCTTCTCTAAACGAAAAATAGATGTTGTTATGACGATCGCAACGAAAGGTATACCGCTTGCTTATGCGGTGGCTACACATTTGAACGTTCCTGTAGTGGTTGTTAGGAGCAACAGCAGAGTTACTGAAGGGTCCACCGTCAGTATCAATTATGTTTCCGGCTCAACAAAACGCATTCAAACGATGGCCCTTGCAAGACGAAGCATCAAACAAGGATCCCGTGTATTGATCATCGATGATTTTATGAAGGCTGGCGGAACGATTAAAGGCATGATCAGTTTAATAGAAGAGTTTCAGGCACATATCGAAGGAATTGGCGTACTTGTGGAAGCGCAGGAAGTATCCGAGCGCCTTGTAGATGATTATGTTTCGATCGCACGTCTTTCTCAAGTAAACGAAAAAGAAAACCGTATTGAAGTAGAAAAAGGCAATTATTCTCTAAACGGAGGTCATTCATAA
- a CDS encoding RidA family protein encodes MMKKVHTTEAPAAIGPYSQGIVYNNLFFSSGQIPLTKEGEMVDGDVKEQTHQVFHNLKAVLNEAGSSLEQVIKATVFIKDMNEFADINEVYGQYFSEHKPARSCVEVARLPKDAKVEIEVIALTK; translated from the coding sequence ATAATGAAAAAGGTTCATACTACAGAGGCTCCAGCAGCAATCGGGCCGTACTCCCAAGGAATCGTCTACAACAATTTGTTTTTCAGTTCAGGCCAGATTCCATTGACAAAAGAAGGCGAAATGGTCGATGGAGATGTTAAAGAACAGACACATCAAGTATTTCACAACTTAAAAGCGGTTTTAAATGAAGCAGGCTCATCTCTTGAGCAGGTAATCAAAGCTACTGTTTTTATTAAAGATATGAATGAATTTGCGGACATTAATGAAGTTTATGGCCAATATTTTTCGGAACATAAGCCAGCACGCTCTTGTGTGGAAGTAGCACGTCTTCCTAAAGATGCTAAAGTTGAAATAGAAGTTATCGCACTTACGAAATAA
- the spoVG gene encoding septation regulator SpoVG, with amino-acid sequence MEVTDVRLRRVNTEGRMKAIASITIDHEFVIHDIRVIDGNNGMFVAMPSKRTPDGEFRDIAHPITSSTREKIQNAVLTEYHRMGEMESALEEAGAS; translated from the coding sequence ATGGAAGTGACTGACGTAAGATTACGCCGTGTAAATACAGAAGGCCGTATGAAAGCGATTGCCTCCATTACAATCGATCATGAATTTGTTATTCATGATATCAGAGTAATTGATGGCAATAATGGAATGTTCGTAGCTATGCCAAGCAAACGAACACCAGATGGGGAATTCCGTGATATCGCACATCCGATTACTTCAAGTACTCGGGAAAAAATTCAAAATGCGGTATTAACAGAATATCACCGTATGGGAGAAATGGAGTCTGCTTTGGAAGAAGCAGGAGCTTCTTAA
- the glmU gene encoding bifunctional UDP-N-acetylglucosamine diphosphorylase/glucosamine-1-phosphate N-acetyltransferase GlmU — translation MTNRYAVILAAGQGTRMKSKLYKVLHPVCGKPMVQHVVDQISSLQMKQMVAVVGHGAEKVQEQLGDHIQYVLQEEQLGTAHAVMQAEEVLANEEGVTLVVCGDTPLITSETMERLIAEHETLGAKATILTAQADDPTGYGRIIRNSEGTVERNVEHKDASEEERKVTEINTGTYCFDNKALFEALKKVSNDNVQGEYYLPDVIEILKKAGEVVAAYQTPDFNETLGVNDRVALSKAESFMKKRINERHMRNGVTLIDPEQTYISDDAEIGSDTVIYPGTVILGNTKIGEENIIGPQSEIKDSVVGSGNTIRQSVIHDSVVGNETAIGPFAHIRPKSVLENNVKIGNFVEIKKSVMSTGSKASHLSYIGDAEIGKDVNLGCGSITVNYDGKNKFLTKVEDGAFIGCNSNLVAPVTVGKNAYVAAGSTITNDVPAESLSIARSRQTVKENYVRKLNEKQNQ, via the coding sequence ATGACAAATCGCTATGCGGTCATTCTTGCTGCGGGTCAAGGAACAAGGATGAAATCCAAATTATATAAAGTATTACATCCTGTATGTGGTAAGCCAATGGTTCAACATGTTGTTGACCAGATCAGCTCACTTCAAATGAAGCAAATGGTGGCTGTAGTTGGCCATGGCGCAGAAAAGGTTCAGGAACAACTGGGCGATCACATTCAGTATGTCCTTCAAGAAGAGCAGCTTGGAACTGCGCATGCTGTTATGCAGGCAGAAGAGGTTCTAGCTAACGAAGAAGGCGTTACGCTTGTGGTGTGTGGTGACACTCCGCTTATTACATCTGAAACAATGGAAAGGCTTATTGCTGAACATGAAACACTTGGGGCAAAAGCTACTATCCTAACAGCGCAGGCAGATGATCCAACAGGCTATGGCCGTATCATTCGCAACAGTGAAGGTACGGTTGAAAGAAATGTTGAGCATAAGGATGCATCTGAGGAAGAGCGCAAAGTTACGGAGATTAATACAGGAACATACTGTTTTGATAATAAAGCGTTGTTTGAAGCTTTAAAGAAAGTAAGCAATGACAATGTACAGGGCGAATATTATTTGCCTGACGTAATTGAGATCTTGAAAAAAGCCGGTGAGGTTGTAGCGGCTTATCAAACTCCTGATTTTAATGAAACTCTGGGTGTAAATGATCGAGTTGCCCTTTCCAAAGCGGAGAGCTTTATGAAAAAGAGAATTAATGAGCGTCATATGAGAAATGGGGTTACATTAATCGATCCAGAACAAACGTATATTTCTGATGATGCAGAAATCGGGAGTGATACAGTTATCTACCCTGGAACTGTTATTTTAGGAAACACCAAGATTGGTGAAGAGAATATCATTGGTCCTCAATCTGAAATAAAAGACAGTGTAGTAGGAAGCGGAAACACAATCCGCCAGTCTGTCATCCACGACAGTGTAGTGGGTAATGAAACAGCAATTGGACCTTTTGCTCACATTCGTCCTAAGTCTGTTCTTGAGAATAATGTGAAGATCGGAAACTTTGTCGAAATTAAGAAATCTGTTATGAGCACGGGAAGCAAAGCTTCACATTTAAGTTACATTGGAGATGCCGAAATTGGCAAAGATGTTAACTTGGGCTGTGGATCTATTACTGTGAATTATGATGGTAAGAATAAGTTCCTGACAAAAGTTGAAGATGGTGCATTCATCGGCTGTAATTCCAACTTAGTAGCGCCTGTTACAGTTGGGAAAAACGCTTATGTTGCAGCAGGTTCTACCATTACTAATGATGTCCCGGCTGAGTCGCTGTCCATCGCAAGATCGCGCCAGACCGTTAAAGAAAACTACGTTCGAAAGCTTAACGAAAAACAAAACCAATAA
- a CDS encoding ribose-phosphate diphosphokinase, which translates to MSTYVDPTLKVFTLNSNKELSKEIAEHIGIELGESSVTKFSDGEIQINIEESIRGCEVYVIQSTSDPVNQHLMELLIMIDALKRASAKTINVVIPYYGYARQDRKARAREPITAKLVANLLETAGATRVIAIDLHATQIQGFFDIPVDQLLGVPILANYFSNKNLDDIVIVSPDHGGVTRARKMADRLKAPIAIIDKRRPRPNVSEVMNIVGNIEGKTAILIDDIIDTAGTITLAANALMENGAKEVYACCTHPVLSGPAMDRIQNSSIKELVVTNTIVLPEEKKIDKITQLSVAPLLGEAIIRVHEQLSVSKLFD; encoded by the coding sequence ATGAGTACGTATGTAGATCCTACATTAAAAGTTTTCACTTTAAATTCCAATAAGGAACTTTCAAAAGAGATTGCAGAGCATATTGGAATTGAACTTGGAGAAAGTTCAGTAACAAAATTCAGTGACGGGGAAATTCAAATCAACATTGAAGAAAGCATCCGCGGGTGTGAAGTATATGTTATTCAATCCACTAGCGACCCTGTTAACCAGCATTTAATGGAACTTTTAATTATGATTGATGCTTTAAAACGTGCATCTGCTAAAACGATTAATGTCGTTATTCCTTACTATGGCTATGCACGCCAAGACCGAAAAGCACGTGCACGTGAGCCTATTACTGCAAAGCTTGTTGCAAACTTGCTTGAAACAGCAGGAGCTACTCGTGTAATTGCAATCGATCTTCATGCAACTCAAATTCAAGGCTTTTTCGACATTCCTGTAGACCAGCTGCTTGGTGTGCCGATTCTTGCTAACTATTTCTCAAATAAAAACTTAGATGACATCGTTATCGTATCACCAGATCATGGCGGTGTTACAAGAGCTCGTAAAATGGCTGACCGTCTTAAAGCTCCAATCGCCATCATTGATAAGCGACGCCCTCGTCCGAATGTTTCAGAAGTAATGAACATCGTAGGTAACATTGAAGGCAAAACAGCTATCTTAATCGATGACATTATTGATACAGCGGGTACGATTACTTTGGCTGCTAATGCACTTATGGAAAACGGAGCGAAAGAAGTGTATGCATGCTGTACGCATCCAGTACTTTCAGGGCCAGCTATGGACCGAATCCAAAACTCTTCAATTAAAGAACTAGTTGTGACAAACACAATCGTTCTTCCTGAAGAGAAGAAAATCGACAAAATTACACAGCTTTCAGTAGCACCGCTATTAGGTGAAGCGATCATCCGTGTTCACGAACAGCTTTCAGTTTCTAAATTGTTTGACTAA
- a CDS encoding 50S ribosomal protein L25/general stress protein Ctc, translating to MATNLTVEKRNTEKRSFLTELRNKGHVPANLYGYGTESVALSVDEPEFVKAYREVGKNGVLKLKVDGKDYSVMVQEMQIHPLKNAVTHIDFIAIDLNKETEAEVPVVLTGDSAGVKEGGILQRVHATVNVKALPSDFPEQLEASVEHLNIGDSLYVKDLPTGSKYEILHEEDEVIASVTPPKLQDEETDPETEEADEAGDAPESSESVADDSQEGQGEEK from the coding sequence ATGGCAACGAATCTAACAGTCGAAAAACGAAATACTGAAAAACGTTCATTTTTGACGGAGTTACGAAATAAAGGACATGTTCCCGCAAACCTTTATGGTTACGGAACGGAGTCTGTTGCACTGTCCGTTGATGAACCTGAATTTGTTAAAGCTTATAGAGAAGTAGGTAAAAACGGCGTACTCAAACTTAAAGTGGATGGAAAAGATTATTCTGTCATGGTACAGGAAATGCAAATACACCCTTTAAAGAATGCAGTTACTCACATTGATTTTATTGCGATTGATCTAAATAAAGAAACTGAAGCTGAGGTGCCAGTTGTACTGACAGGCGATTCTGCTGGTGTTAAGGAAGGCGGAATTCTGCAGCGTGTACATGCAACTGTAAACGTAAAAGCACTTCCTTCTGACTTTCCAGAGCAATTGGAAGCTTCTGTTGAACACTTAAACATTGGTGATTCCTTATACGTTAAGGACTTGCCGACTGGCAGCAAATACGAAATTCTTCATGAAGAAGATGAAGTGATAGCAAGTGTAACACCGCCTAAGCTTCAGGATGAAGAAACTGACCCAGAAACAGAAGAAGCGGATGAAGCTGGAGATGCTCCAGAGTCTTCTGAATCTGTAGCTGACGATAGCCAGGAAGGTCAGGGAGAGGAAAAGTAA
- the pth gene encoding aminoacyl-tRNA hydrolase: protein MKLFIGLGNPGSRFDGTRHNIGFEVIDRLSDSLNIQMQQTKFKGIYGTANIGGEKIFLLKPLTYMNLSGECIGPFMDYFQIPVEDILVIYDDLDTQPGKLRLRTKGSAGGHNGIKSMIAHLGTQEFKRIRFGIGRPPNQQPVPDFVLNRFSKEEQPDVENGIERALKASEAFIDTSFDKVMNKFNG from the coding sequence GTGAAATTGTTTATAGGACTCGGGAATCCTGGATCAAGATTTGATGGAACCCGACATAACATTGGGTTTGAAGTAATCGACAGACTTTCCGATTCTCTGAACATTCAAATGCAGCAAACAAAATTTAAGGGAATATACGGAACTGCAAACATTGGCGGGGAAAAAATCTTTTTACTTAAACCGCTGACGTATATGAATTTGTCTGGTGAATGTATTGGCCCTTTTATGGATTATTTTCAGATACCTGTTGAGGACATTCTTGTGATTTATGACGACCTCGATACTCAGCCAGGTAAACTAAGACTTAGAACAAAAGGCAGTGCCGGCGGTCATAATGGAATTAAGTCTATGATAGCTCATCTTGGAACACAGGAATTTAAGCGGATCCGTTTCGGTATAGGACGTCCACCAAATCAGCAGCCTGTTCCTGATTTTGTACTTAACCGTTTTTCAAAAGAAGAACAGCCTGATGTGGAGAATGGGATTGAACGTGCACTTAAAGCAAGCGAAGCTTTTATTGATACATCATTTGATAAGGTGATGAATAAGTTTAACGGGTAA
- a CDS encoding anti-sigma-F factor Fin family protein codes for MAIHYRCRHCKTHVGTIDHHTVNAANLGFETLTAEERQELLSYKENGDIEVTTTCEDCQDTLERYPEFHTLKSFIQ; via the coding sequence ATGGCTATTCATTACCGGTGCAGGCATTGTAAAACACATGTTGGCACCATTGATCACCATACTGTGAACGCAGCGAATCTTGGATTTGAAACACTTACTGCAGAAGAACGGCAGGAATTGCTCTCCTATAAAGAGAATGGAGATATAGAAGTAACGACTACTTGTGAAGATTGTCAGGATACATTAGAACGCTATCCTGAATTTCATACACTGAAATCTTTTATTCAATAA
- the mfd gene encoding transcription-repair coupling factor, whose translation MLGLKRYFSQGEDFDSILNGINAGLKEQLVAGLSGSARTMLISSLHEKTGKPQLVITHNLFQAQKLYEDLTSLLPEDEVYLYPVNDLISSEMAISSPELKSQRIEALNYLSKSASGVIITPIAGLRRYLPPIEIWKQAGLSFRMGEEIDPDQILNKLVAMGYERTSMVQTPGEFSVRGGIIDIFPLTVKNPVRIELFDTEIDSIRFFEAETQRSKDKVQEISIAPAEELILFDEHYEQAAERIDARLADTLKNIKDDSLKEMLVENISYETGRLREHQQFQSMYKYASLFYDNPASLLDYVSPDCLIIMDEIGRIQETSQQLDKEEAEWQTALLEHGELVRGLTISPDTNALLGDKKSFPIIYLSLFLRHVPHTQPQNILNVECKSMQNFHGQMNVLKGEMDRWKKLGFAIVFVALNKERANRLERVLADYEMDAGIIDDDKDIRPKTSQILLGDLASGFESTKQKLVVITEEEVFTKKAKRPARKQRMTNAERIKSYSELKVGDYVVHVNHGIGKYLGIETLEIKGVHKDYLHIKYSGNDTLYVPVDQIDQVQKYVGSEGKEPKIYSLGGSDWKKVKSKVKSSVQDIADDLIKLYAEREASKGYAFSQDGAEQSEFEGSFPYQETEDQLRTIEEIKKDMESIRPMDRLLCGDVGYGKTEVAIRAAFKAIMDGKQVAFLVPTTILAQQHFETFRERFSEFPITIGSLSRFRSKKEQNEVIKGLKAGTVDIAIGTHRLLSKDVQYKDLGLLIIDEEQRFGVTHKEKIKTLKSNIDVLTLTATPIPRTLHMSMLGVRDLSVIETPPENRFPIQTYVMEYNGSLVREAIEREMGRGGQVYFLYNRVDSIERMAEQISMLVPDCRVAYAHGQMSENELETVMLEFLEGNYDVLVSTTIIETGVDIPNVNTLIVYDADKMGLSQLYQLRGRVGRSNRVAYAYFTYQRDKVLTEVAEKRLQAIKEFTELGSGFKIAMRDLSIRGAGNLLGAQQHGFIDSVGFDLYSQMLEEAIEERKGTKPKEVEEEVDLNIEVDAYIPSSYIGDEKQKIEMYKHVRAAKSLKDISDLQEEFIDRFGDYPVEVECLLLAAGIKLRAKLEGIKSIEQKQDTVNMLLTESSTASVDGGKMFEIANKIGRHVNLGMQNNFMKVVINRKRIKDLELLKQIDLFLKEIKHARKQKTTNTR comes from the coding sequence TTGCTCGGATTAAAGAGATATTTTAGTCAGGGAGAAGATTTTGATTCTATTTTAAATGGTATAAATGCTGGACTGAAAGAACAATTAGTTGCGGGCCTTTCAGGTTCTGCACGGACAATGCTGATCAGCAGCCTGCATGAAAAAACGGGTAAACCTCAATTGGTTATCACACATAATTTGTTTCAGGCCCAAAAGTTATATGAAGATTTAACTTCTCTTTTACCTGAAGATGAAGTTTATTTATATCCGGTTAATGACTTAATCTCTTCAGAAATGGCGATTTCCAGTCCAGAATTAAAAAGTCAGCGTATCGAAGCTTTAAATTATTTAAGTAAGTCCGCTTCAGGTGTCATCATTACACCGATTGCAGGATTAAGAAGATATTTGCCGCCCATTGAAATTTGGAAGCAGGCAGGTCTGTCTTTTCGAATGGGAGAGGAGATCGATCCTGATCAAATTTTGAATAAGCTTGTTGCTATGGGGTATGAAAGAACTTCTATGGTTCAAACCCCTGGTGAATTTAGTGTGCGCGGGGGAATTATTGATATTTTCCCTTTAACCGTTAAGAACCCTGTTCGTATTGAACTGTTTGATACAGAGATCGATTCTATAAGGTTCTTTGAAGCAGAAACACAGCGTTCAAAAGATAAAGTACAAGAGATTTCAATTGCTCCTGCAGAAGAACTCATTTTGTTTGATGAGCATTATGAACAAGCAGCTGAACGGATTGATGCGAGGCTGGCAGATACACTAAAAAATATTAAAGATGATTCACTAAAAGAGATGCTTGTTGAAAATATAAGCTATGAAACAGGACGTTTAAGAGAACATCAACAGTTTCAAAGCATGTATAAATACGCTTCTTTGTTTTATGATAATCCGGCAAGTCTTTTGGATTATGTTTCTCCTGACTGCTTAATCATTATGGATGAGATCGGACGAATCCAGGAAACGAGCCAGCAGCTTGATAAGGAAGAAGCAGAGTGGCAGACAGCTCTATTGGAACATGGTGAGCTTGTACGAGGTCTCACGATATCACCAGACACAAATGCACTCCTCGGAGACAAAAAGAGTTTCCCGATTATTTATCTATCTCTTTTCTTAAGGCATGTTCCTCATACTCAGCCGCAGAACATACTAAATGTAGAATGCAAAAGTATGCAGAACTTCCATGGACAGATGAATGTGTTAAAAGGAGAAATGGATCGCTGGAAGAAGCTTGGTTTTGCGATTGTTTTTGTGGCGCTTAACAAAGAACGTGCAAACCGCCTGGAAAGAGTTCTGGCTGACTATGAGATGGATGCTGGAATAATAGATGACGATAAAGATATTCGCCCGAAAACAAGCCAGATATTGCTTGGAGACCTTGCGAGTGGCTTTGAATCAACAAAGCAAAAGCTTGTTGTCATAACAGAAGAGGAAGTTTTCACGAAAAAAGCGAAGCGTCCTGCCCGGAAGCAGCGGATGACAAATGCTGAACGTATAAAAAGCTACTCGGAGTTAAAAGTTGGGGACTATGTTGTTCACGTTAACCACGGGATCGGAAAATATTTAGGTATCGAAACGCTCGAGATCAAAGGTGTGCATAAGGATTATCTGCACATTAAGTACTCTGGCAATGACACGCTTTACGTACCTGTTGATCAGATCGATCAAGTACAAAAGTATGTAGGCTCTGAAGGTAAAGAGCCGAAAATCTACTCATTAGGCGGTAGCGACTGGAAAAAAGTAAAAAGCAAAGTAAAGTCTTCTGTACAGGATATAGCAGATGATTTAATAAAGCTTTATGCTGAACGTGAAGCAAGCAAAGGATACGCTTTTTCACAAGATGGCGCTGAACAGAGTGAGTTCGAAGGGAGCTTTCCTTATCAGGAGACAGAAGATCAGCTTCGTACTATCGAAGAGATTAAAAAGGACATGGAAAGCATTCGTCCTATGGACCGGCTGCTCTGCGGAGATGTAGGCTATGGCAAAACAGAAGTCGCTATCCGTGCAGCTTTTAAAGCAATTATGGATGGCAAGCAAGTAGCTTTCCTCGTGCCGACAACCATTCTTGCTCAGCAGCACTTCGAAACGTTCCGTGAGCGGTTTTCAGAGTTTCCGATAACGATTGGCAGCTTAAGCCGGTTTCGGTCAAAAAAAGAACAGAACGAAGTAATAAAAGGCTTAAAAGCAGGTACTGTAGATATTGCGATTGGTACACACCGTCTTCTTTCAAAGGACGTGCAATATAAAGACCTGGGATTACTAATTATCGATGAGGAACAGCGTTTTGGTGTAACGCATAAAGAAAAGATTAAAACGCTGAAATCGAATATAGATGTACTTACATTAACAGCAACGCCAATTCCGCGTACACTCCATATGTCAATGCTTGGAGTACGTGATCTGTCGGTCATAGAAACACCTCCAGAAAACCGCTTCCCCATTCAGACCTATGTAATGGAGTACAATGGCTCACTGGTCCGTGAAGCGATTGAAAGAGAGATGGGACGTGGCGGCCAAGTATATTTCCTATATAACCGGGTTGATTCCATAGAGCGAATGGCTGAACAGATTTCCATGCTTGTTCCTGATTGCCGGGTGGCATATGCACACGGTCAAATGTCAGAGAACGAGCTTGAAACGGTCATGCTTGAGTTTTTAGAAGGAAACTATGATGTATTAGTATCAACAACGATTATTGAAACGGGTGTCGATATTCCGAATGTGAATACGCTGATCGTCTATGATGCGGATAAGATGGGCTTATCCCAGCTTTATCAGCTCCGCGGCCGAGTAGGACGATCGAATCGTGTTGCTTACGCGTATTTTACGTATCAGCGTGACAAAGTGTTAACAGAAGTCGCTGAGAAACGTCTGCAGGCAATTAAAGAATTCACAGAATTAGGTTCAGGATTTAAGATTGCGATGCGCGACCTGTCTATCCGAGGTGCTGGAAACCTTCTTGGTGCTCAGCAGCATGGGTTTATTGATTCTGTAGGTTTTGACCTTTACTCGCAAATGCTTGAAGAAGCTATCGAGGAACGCAAAGGAACAAAACCAAAAGAAGTGGAAGAAGAAGTGGACCTCAATATAGAAGTGGATGCTTATATTCCTTCAAGTTACATTGGAGATGAGAAGCAAAAGATCGAAATGTATAAGCATGTACGGGCTGCTAAGTCGCTTAAAGATATTTCTGATTTGCAGGAAGAATTCATCGATCGGTTTGGCGATTATCCTGTGGAAGTCGAATGCTTGCTGTTGGCAGCAGGAATAAAGCTGCGTGCTAAACTTGAAGGCATTAAATCGATTGAACAGAAGCAAGACACGGTTAATATGCTCCTCACCGAAAGTTCTACAGCTTCAGTCGATGGAGGAAAAATGTTTGAGATCGCAAACAAGATCGGAAGACATGTGAACCTCGGGATGCAAAATAACTTTATGAAAGTGGTCATTAACAGAAAACGCATAAAAGACTTAGAACTCTTAAAACAAATTGACCTTTTCCTAAAAGAAATAAAGCATGCGAGGAAACAAAAGACAACAAATACACGCTAA
- the spoVT gene encoding stage V sporulation protein T translates to MKATGIVRRIDDLGRVVIPKEIRRTLRIREGDPLEIFVDRDGEVILKKYSPINELGDFAKEYAESLADSTGHVVLIADRDTYIAVAGGSKKDYHNKAIGKVVESSMSDRKTLVESNGAEAELIDGIKENTSHVIAPIIAGGDPIGAVVMIGKEGKKLTELEQKLSETAAGFLARQMEQ, encoded by the coding sequence ATGAAAGCGACTGGTATCGTTCGACGTATTGATGACCTTGGGCGCGTTGTTATCCCTAAAGAAATCCGCAGAACGCTGAGGATTCGCGAGGGAGACCCGCTTGAGATTTTTGTAGACAGAGATGGAGAAGTCATCTTGAAAAAATATTCTCCTATCAATGAGCTTGGCGATTTTGCGAAAGAATATGCGGAAAGCCTTGCAGACAGTACAGGTCATGTTGTTTTAATTGCTGACCGCGATACATATATTGCGGTAGCTGGCGGATCCAAAAAAGACTATCATAATAAAGCCATAGGCAAAGTAGTGGAATCTTCTATGAGTGACCGGAAGACACTGGTTGAATCAAACGGAGCAGAAGCCGAGCTTATTGATGGTATTAAAGAAAATACATCTCATGTGATCGCTCCAATCATAGCGGGTGGCGATCCAATCGGAGCGGTCGTTATGATCGGAAAAGAAGGAAAGAAGCTTACTGAACTGGAGCAGAAACTTTCTGAAACAGCTGCAGGATTTTTAGCCAGACAGATGGAGCAATAA